ATCCACAGGGCCGCGGCCAAGACGAGGTCGAGGGCGAGCGCGGCTCCGGGTCGGAGGGTCACCATGCGAGCAGCAGTCCGCCCGTCAGAGTCAGGCCCATCCAGAGGTGCAGGCGGGCCGATGAGACCTCTGGGAACATCGTCTTGGGCGAGGCCAGCGTGTCGACCATGTCCCGGTGCGCGCGGCGCGCGACGCCCAGCGTGAGGAGGGCCAGGAGCGCCGGCGCGGGCAGCCAGTGCACGGCGACGGCGAACACGACCCAGGCGTAGGACCCGAAGACGAGCGCCTGCCAAACTCGGAAACCTGCCTGCGCGCTGATGCGCGCCGCGAGCGTGCGGGCGCCCGAACGCCGGTCGGTTTCCCGGTCACGGACGTCGTTGGCGTGCAGCGCCGCCGCCATCAGCAGCCCCAGGGGCACCGACGCCGCCATGACCGCAGGGGACACGTGGCCTGTCGCGATGCGGGCCGCGGCCCAGGCGGGCAGAGGGCCCAAGAAGATGGCGATCAGCGGCACGCCCAGCGCCCGGTACTTGTAGTTCAGTGGCGGGGCGGTGTAGAAGTACGCCCCCAGGGCGCCCACGGCCGCGACGGGCAGGACCCACAGACCCGCGACCGCCGATAAAACCAGGCCGATGGCGCATCCGACACCCAGGAGAATGAGCCCGAGGGCCAGGACCTGTCTGGAGGACATGCGCCCCGTGAGAATGACCTTCGACGGGCACGGCGTTTCCAGCGTGTCGACGCCGTTCCGCACGTCGTAGACCTCGTTGATGACGTTGCAGGCGGCCTGAG
Above is a genomic segment from Clostridia bacterium containing:
- a CDS encoding prenyltransferase; translation: MSTSASPTARPMRARVRDVVESTRPFSLSGATMPVLVTAAATIPDDPSAAWRLLLVWIGLVAAQAACNVINEVYDVRNGVDTLETPCPSKVILTGRMSSRQVLALGLILLGVGCAIGLVLSAVAGLWVLPVAAVGALGAYFYTAPPLNYKYRALGVPLIAIFLGPLPAWAAARIATGHVSPAVMAASVPLGLLMAAALHANDVRDRETDRRSGARTLAARISAQAGFRVWQALVFGSYAWVVFAVAVHWLPAPALLALLTLGVARRAHRDMVDTLASPKTMFPEVSSARLHLWMGLTLTGGLLLAW